The Providencia sp. PROV188 genome includes a region encoding these proteins:
- the zapB gene encoding cell division protein ZapB, producing the protein MSFEVFEKLESKVQQAIDTIALMQMEIDELKEQNSALSQELQANKSGTESLVRENEQLKQEQATWQERLRTLLGKMEEV; encoded by the coding sequence ATGTCATTTGAAGTATTTGAGAAACTAGAATCCAAAGTTCAACAAGCCATCGACACCATTGCATTAATGCAAATGGAAATTGATGAACTGAAAGAACAAAACAGTGCATTAAGCCAAGAGTTACAAGCCAACAAATCAGGTACTGAATCACTGGTTCGTGAAAATGAACAGCTGAAGCAAGAGCAGGCGACTTGGCAGGAACGTTTGCGTACACTTCTCGGCAAGATGGAAGAAGTTTAA
- a CDS encoding outer membrane protein has product MKNLLLASSCLLFANLAIASSNNGVYISSKIGVSVLNMYDSKLKSASLSDPNFSTINFSDKSHSAFGNYLAIGYNFYDQFSLPIRSELELGMRGKIQNNYNVAKVSTPSGIDASTDMKNEATLTTVMLNGYYDMKNQTQFTPYISFGLGLASTRYDRELQTFLQTPSSKSTDLNSASERINKLAWSIGFGSQYAWSDNLLFDMSYRFLDAGKYQITTKDAFDPGDTHKSQFNLASHDFMFGVAYRF; this is encoded by the coding sequence ATGAAAAATTTACTTTTGGCTTCAAGTTGCTTGTTGTTTGCTAATTTAGCAATAGCATCCAGTAATAACGGCGTATATATATCCAGTAAAATTGGTGTATCAGTTTTGAATATGTATGATTCAAAGCTCAAATCCGCAAGTCTCAGCGATCCCAATTTTAGTACCATCAATTTTAGTGATAAAAGTCATTCTGCTTTTGGTAATTACCTTGCTATTGGCTATAACTTTTACGATCAATTTTCACTGCCTATTCGTAGTGAATTAGAGCTTGGTATGAGAGGGAAAATTCAAAATAATTATAATGTTGCTAAGGTTTCTACTCCATCTGGCATAGATGCATCTACAGATATGAAAAATGAAGCAACTCTCACAACAGTGATGCTAAATGGATACTACGATATGAAAAACCAGACTCAGTTTACACCTTATATTTCTTTTGGATTAGGTCTGGCAAGTACTCGATATGATAGAGAACTACAAACATTTCTCCAAACGCCTAGTAGTAAATCTACAGACCTGAATTCAGCATCGGAAAGAATTAATAAATTAGCATGGAGTATAGGCTTCGGTAGTCAATATGCATGGAGCGACAATTTATTATTTGATATGAGTTATCGTTTCTTAGATGCAGGGAAGTATCAGATCACAACTAAAGATGCATTTGATCCTGGTGATACCCACAAATCCCAATTCAATCTCGCCAGCCATGACTTTATGTTTGGAGTCGCCTACCGTTTTTAA
- the metJ gene encoding met regulon transcriptional regulator MetJ — translation MAEWNGEYVSPYAEHGKKSEQVKKITVSIPLKVLKILTDERTRRQINNLRHATNSELLCEAFLHAFTGQPLPDDDDLRKERNDEIPEAAKEIMRELGIDPETWEY, via the coding sequence ATGCTGAACATGGCAAAAAAAGCGAGCAAGTCAAAAAAATTACAGTATCGATTCCTTTAAAAGTACTGAAAATTTTAACTGATGAACGTACTCGTCGTCAGATCAATAACTTGCGCCACGCGACTAACAGTGAATTACTGTGCGAAGCCTTTTTGCATGCGTTTACTGGTCAACCGCTGCCGGATGATGATGATTTGCGTAAAGAACGCAATGATGAGATCCCTGAAGCAGCAAAAGAGATCATGCGTGAACTGGGTATTGACCCAGAAACTTGGGAATATTAA
- the cytR gene encoding DNA-binding transcriptional regulator CytR, producing MESKKHNNTATMKDVANAAGVSTATVSRTLMNPEKVSLQTRQKVEQAVLDVGYYPHNLARSYKRNESKTILAIVPDISDPFFSDVICGIEEVAAHEGYFVLIGDCKHQQKQENAFINLIITKQIDGMVLLGSNLPFDVSTEEQKNLPPIVMANEFAPELKLPTVHIDNLTAAFNATHYLLKQGHKRIACIAGPEEMPHSQYRLEGYKKAMLRTGEGLRESYIVRGDFSHESGAEALKTLLSLPEPPTAVFCHTDIMAFGAMWQAKKMGLNIPDDISFVGFDNLEQAKYTLPALTTINHPRREIGRHAMLLLLEQLHGNSVTAGSRLLDSDLIVRESTKAPKC from the coding sequence GTGGAAAGTAAAAAGCACAATAATACGGCGACCATGAAAGATGTCGCGAACGCAGCTGGCGTATCAACAGCCACCGTTTCTCGGACATTGATGAACCCTGAAAAAGTCTCCCTGCAAACACGCCAAAAAGTTGAGCAAGCCGTCTTAGATGTTGGCTATTATCCTCATAACCTTGCCCGCAGCTATAAACGCAATGAATCCAAAACTATTCTCGCGATCGTCCCAGACATTAGCGATCCATTCTTCAGCGATGTGATCTGCGGTATTGAAGAAGTGGCTGCTCACGAAGGTTACTTTGTGCTGATTGGTGACTGTAAACATCAACAGAAACAAGAAAATGCCTTTATCAACCTGATCATTACCAAACAGATTGATGGCATGGTTCTGTTGGGCTCTAACTTACCGTTTGATGTCTCAACCGAGGAACAAAAAAATCTACCGCCAATTGTGATGGCTAACGAATTCGCGCCAGAGTTAAAACTCCCAACGGTGCATATTGATAACCTCACCGCGGCCTTCAATGCTACCCATTACCTGCTAAAACAAGGTCATAAACGTATTGCTTGTATCGCAGGACCTGAAGAGATGCCACATAGCCAATACCGCTTAGAAGGGTATAAAAAAGCCATGTTACGCACCGGAGAAGGGCTAAGAGAGAGCTATATTGTACGTGGAGATTTCTCTCATGAAAGCGGCGCTGAAGCATTAAAAACATTACTTTCTTTACCAGAGCCACCGACTGCCGTTTTCTGCCATACTGATATCATGGCATTCGGTGCCATGTGGCAAGCGAAGAAAATGGGTCTGAACATTCCAGACGATATCTCTTTTGTCGGCTTTGATAACCTTGAGCAAGCCAAATATACATTACCCGCACTGACGACCATCAATCACCCTCGCAGGGAAATTGGTCGCCATGCGATGCTATTATTACTAGAGCAGCTACACGGAAATAGTGTCACCGCAGGTTCTCGTCTCCTAGATTCTGATTTAATCGTTAGAGAGAGTACAAAAGCGCCTAAATGCTAG
- a CDS encoding MIP/aquaporin family protein: MSKMTPSTLTGQCISEFLGTALLVFFGLGCVAAVRIAGAQLGLWEISVIWGFGVALAVYLTAGISGAHLNPAVTLALWLFACFDKRKVVPYIIAQMLGGFCAAVLVYSMYSPVFFDYEQVHHIVRGTQESLFTAGVFSTYPAPQISVFHAFFIEVVIAAILVCLILGLTDDGNGVPKGPLAPLLIGILIAVIGGSFGPLTGFALNPARDFGPKVVAYLAGWGDIALTGGRDIPYFLVPLTAPIVGGLLGAFGYRKLIGRHLPCMTCESDEEEKKSS; encoded by the coding sequence ATGAGCAAAATGACACCTTCAACACTGACAGGTCAGTGTATATCGGAGTTTCTTGGAACTGCTCTGTTGGTTTTTTTTGGTTTAGGATGTGTCGCGGCTGTACGTATTGCAGGTGCTCAGTTAGGTCTTTGGGAAATTAGTGTGATTTGGGGCTTCGGCGTCGCACTGGCTGTTTACCTAACTGCGGGCATCTCTGGCGCTCACTTAAACCCTGCCGTCACATTAGCATTATGGTTATTCGCGTGTTTCGATAAGCGAAAAGTCGTTCCTTACATTATCGCTCAAATGCTCGGGGGCTTTTGTGCTGCTGTCCTAGTTTACTCAATGTATTCCCCTGTTTTTTTCGATTACGAACAAGTTCACCATATTGTTCGTGGCACACAAGAAAGTTTGTTTACAGCGGGTGTCTTCTCAACTTACCCTGCGCCACAAATCAGCGTGTTCCATGCGTTCTTTATTGAAGTGGTGATTGCCGCCATTTTAGTCTGCTTAATTTTAGGTTTAACTGATGATGGCAATGGCGTTCCTAAAGGTCCATTAGCACCATTATTAATTGGTATCTTAATTGCGGTTATCGGTGGCTCTTTTGGTCCATTGACTGGATTCGCCTTAAACCCAGCGCGTGACTTTGGTCCGAAAGTCGTGGCTTATTTAGCTGGATGGGGTGATATTGCCCTGACCGGCGGACGTGATATTCCTTATTTCCTTGTCCCATTGACTGCGCCGATTGTTGGTGGTCTGCTAGGGGCATTCGGTTATCGTAAACTCATTGGTCGCCATCTGCCTTGTATGACTTGCGAGTCTGATGAAGAAGAGAAAAAATCCTCTTAA
- the ftsN gene encoding cell division protein FtsN has product MAQKDYVARGRSSARKKSKGKSKKAQGLPLTTLIVAVAIVVLFVGGLFFITHNKKEAPQTALPTQAAKPGSTLPPKPEEPWRYKRELEEPWQDYTSPSQPSTNSGNIRQSDLTTEQRQLLEQMDSDRRQPVTNLQEVPFNGKPVPRSQVVINEPAKPVETPTQRKPSIIEQKPETRPVAPVQQAQPVTKPEVKSEPKPETAPVNKMQNMLVQCGSFKTAEQAESVRATLAFAGIESRVTAGGGWHRIVLGPYSKSTAENMRDRAAGVGVSGCILRASGG; this is encoded by the coding sequence GTGGCACAAAAAGATTATGTAGCTCGAGGACGGTCGTCCGCTCGTAAAAAAAGCAAAGGCAAATCGAAGAAGGCCCAAGGGCTACCGCTAACCACATTAATTGTGGCGGTCGCTATTGTGGTGTTATTCGTTGGTGGGCTATTTTTTATTACTCATAATAAAAAAGAAGCGCCTCAAACTGCACTCCCCACTCAAGCTGCAAAACCGGGTAGCACGCTGCCACCTAAACCTGAAGAACCTTGGCGCTATAAAAGGGAGCTGGAAGAGCCTTGGCAAGATTACACTTCGCCATCGCAACCTAGCACAAATAGCGGCAATATTCGTCAGTCTGATCTCACTACCGAACAGCGCCAGTTGTTAGAACAAATGGATTCTGATCGTCGTCAACCTGTGACCAACCTGCAAGAAGTGCCATTTAATGGTAAGCCGGTACCGCGCTCACAAGTGGTGATCAATGAACCAGCTAAGCCCGTTGAAACTCCGACTCAACGCAAACCGTCGATTATTGAGCAAAAACCGGAAACACGTCCAGTTGCGCCAGTTCAGCAAGCTCAGCCTGTCACAAAACCGGAAGTGAAATCTGAACCTAAACCTGAGACAGCTCCTGTGAATAAAATGCAGAATATGCTCGTGCAATGCGGTTCATTTAAAACAGCAGAACAGGCTGAGTCAGTACGTGCCACTCTCGCATTTGCAGGTATCGAAAGTCGCGTCACCGCAGGTGGTGGCTGGCATCGCATCGTATTAGGCCCATATTCTAAGTCCACCGCTGAAAACATGCGTGACCGTGCAGCAGGCGTTGGTGTGAGTGGTTGTATTCTTCGTGCTTCTGGGGGTTGA
- the rraA gene encoding ribonuclease E activity regulator RraA, translating to MKYDTSELCDIYQESVNVVEPLFSNFGGRTSFGGQIITVKCFEDNGILYDLLEEDGHGRILLVDGGGSVRKALIDAELARLAVDNGWEGIVVYGAVRQVDALMELDLGIQAVAAIPAGCPDEGIGESDIRVNFGGVTFFSGDYLYADNTGMILSEEPLTQAANDDFDETIDE from the coding sequence ATGAAATATGATACTTCCGAACTCTGCGACATCTACCAAGAAAGCGTTAATGTAGTAGAACCTTTATTCTCCAACTTTGGTGGACGTACTTCATTTGGCGGTCAAATCATTACAGTAAAATGCTTTGAAGATAATGGCATTCTGTATGATTTGCTGGAAGAAGACGGCCATGGGCGCATCTTGCTGGTGGATGGCGGTGGTTCAGTGCGTAAAGCACTGATTGACGCTGAGCTCGCGCGATTAGCGGTAGACAATGGCTGGGAAGGTATTGTGGTTTACGGTGCCGTCCGTCAAGTGGATGCATTAATGGAGTTAGATCTCGGCATCCAAGCAGTTGCTGCAATCCCTGCGGGTTGCCCTGACGAAGGTATCGGCGAAAGCGATATCCGCGTTAATTTTGGCGGCGTGACATTCTTCTCCGGCGATTATCTGTATGCCGATAACACGGGCATGATTTTATCCGAAGAACCACTGACCCAAGCAGCCAACGACGATTTCGACGAAACCATCGACGAATAG
- the priA gene encoding primosomal protein N', with protein sequence MIVVQVALPVPLNRTFDYLLGANMPVPVIGGRVMVPFGKRQALGVVANLSDKSEFPEDQLKAVELVLDSKTLFPDDLWQLLLWSSQYYHYPIGEVLFHAMPTLLRQGKPAEFTPIWQWQVTEEGQAVDLNELKRSPKQQQALALLRRRPVYRHQVSELEISESALQALKKKQYAELHPVQPVAEKWQSQFAVSGERLRLNSEQATAVGAIRAEDDNFSPWLLAGITGSGKTEVYLSVLENILAQGKQALVLVPEIGLTPQTINRFRERFNVPVDVLHSALNDSERLAVWLRAKQGSNGIIIGTRSALFTPFARLGIIIIDEEHDSSYKQQDGWRYHARDLAVFRAKKENIPIIMGTATPSLETLSNVQQNKYRQLNLTIRAGNARPAEQHLIDLKGQPLKFGLSHLLIQHIKNHLAQNNQVILFLNRRGYSPALICHECGWIAECQRCDHYYTLHQNFHQLRCHHCDSQRPVPRQCPQCGSTHLVPVGMGTEQLEEGISELFPDVPVTRIDRDTTSRKGELEQHLNAVHEGGARILIGTQMLAKGHHFPDVTLVALLDVDGALFSSDFRAAERFAQLYVQVSGRAGRAGKQGEVFLQTHHPEHPLLLTLLESGYNAFSAEALEERRVAMLPPFTSHILIRSEDHNNQDSRQFLQNVRQYISQHPQSDSRLWILGPAPSIQAKRGGRFRWQLLLQHPSRAYLQQFMAQLLPELLKQPESRKVKWNVDVDPTDG encoded by the coding sequence ATGATCGTCGTTCAGGTGGCGTTACCTGTTCCTTTAAATCGCACATTTGATTATCTCTTGGGTGCAAATATGCCAGTCCCCGTCATCGGTGGGCGAGTTATGGTGCCTTTTGGCAAACGCCAAGCCCTTGGTGTGGTTGCCAATCTGAGCGATAAAAGCGAATTTCCCGAAGACCAACTCAAAGCCGTGGAGCTGGTATTAGATTCAAAAACCCTGTTCCCCGACGATCTCTGGCAGCTGCTGCTATGGTCATCTCAATATTATCATTACCCAATTGGCGAAGTATTATTTCACGCGATGCCGACCCTATTACGCCAAGGGAAACCCGCTGAATTTACGCCGATCTGGCAATGGCAAGTGACTGAAGAAGGCCAAGCGGTGGATCTGAATGAGCTAAAACGATCCCCAAAACAGCAGCAAGCATTAGCGCTCTTACGCCGCCGTCCGGTTTATCGCCATCAAGTTAGTGAGCTTGAAATCAGTGAAAGCGCCCTGCAAGCATTAAAGAAAAAACAGTATGCCGAGTTGCACCCTGTTCAACCAGTTGCGGAAAAATGGCAATCACAGTTTGCCGTGAGTGGAGAACGTTTACGACTCAATAGCGAACAAGCTACTGCTGTAGGCGCAATTCGCGCAGAAGATGATAATTTTTCGCCGTGGTTACTGGCGGGGATCACCGGATCGGGAAAAACCGAAGTCTACCTGAGTGTGTTAGAAAATATTCTGGCTCAAGGTAAACAAGCCTTGGTATTAGTCCCCGAAATTGGCTTAACACCACAAACTATTAATCGCTTCCGTGAACGCTTTAACGTTCCTGTGGATGTGCTGCATTCTGCGCTCAATGACAGTGAACGCTTAGCGGTTTGGTTACGGGCAAAGCAAGGTTCTAACGGCATTATCATCGGGACTCGCTCTGCCTTGTTCACGCCATTTGCTCGTCTTGGCATTATTATTATCGATGAAGAGCATGACAGTTCGTATAAACAGCAAGATGGCTGGCGCTACCATGCCCGTGATTTGGCGGTTTTCCGTGCAAAAAAAGAAAATATCCCAATTATCATGGGAACTGCGACGCCATCACTCGAAACACTGAGCAATGTTCAACAGAATAAATATCGTCAATTAAATCTCACTATCCGTGCAGGAAACGCCCGCCCCGCTGAGCAGCATTTGATTGATTTAAAAGGGCAGCCACTTAAATTTGGACTATCCCATTTACTGATCCAACATATTAAAAATCACCTCGCACAAAATAATCAGGTAATTTTATTTTTAAATCGTCGAGGTTATTCACCTGCGCTTATCTGCCATGAATGTGGTTGGATAGCGGAATGCCAGCGTTGCGATCATTACTATACTTTGCACCAAAATTTTCATCAGTTACGCTGCCACCACTGTGATAGCCAACGCCCTGTCCCACGCCAATGCCCGCAATGTGGGTCGACGCATTTAGTGCCTGTCGGGATGGGAACCGAGCAACTGGAAGAAGGGATTTCCGAGCTATTTCCAGATGTACCTGTGACTCGTATCGACCGAGATACCACCAGCCGTAAAGGCGAACTAGAGCAACACTTGAACGCTGTCCATGAAGGCGGCGCGCGAATTTTGATTGGCACACAAATGCTGGCGAAAGGACACCACTTCCCTGATGTGACGCTCGTGGCATTGCTGGATGTTGATGGCGCCTTATTTTCTAGCGATTTTAGAGCCGCCGAACGTTTCGCACAATTATATGTTCAGGTATCCGGACGAGCAGGACGAGCAGGTAAGCAGGGGGAAGTGTTCTTACAGACTCACCACCCTGAGCACCCGCTTTTGCTCACCTTACTAGAAAGTGGCTATAACGCCTTTTCCGCAGAAGCCCTTGAAGAGCGCCGAGTGGCAATGCTCCCTCCGTTCACTAGCCATATTTTGATCCGCTCTGAAGATCATAATAATCAGGATTCACGGCAATTTTTACAGAATGTTCGCCAATATATTAGCCAACACCCACAAAGTGACTCGCGTTTATGGATTCTAGGCCCTGCACCGTCTATTCAAGCCAAACGAGGCGGACGTTTTCGCTGGCAGCTTTTATTGCAACATCCATCACGCGCCTATCTGCAACAGTTTATGGCGCAATTATTACCTGAGTTACTAAAACAACCGGAAAGCCGCAAGGTAAAATGGAATGTTGATGTGGACCCTACGGATGGTTAA
- the hslV gene encoding ATP-dependent protease subunit HslV encodes MTTIVSVRRNGQVVIGGDGQATMGNTVMKGNVRKVRRLYNDKVIAGFAGGTADAFTLFELFERKLELHQGHLTKAAVELAKDWRTDRMLRKLEALLAVADEHTSLIITGNGDVVQPENDLIAIGSGGPYAQSAARALLENTDLSAREIAEKALAIAGDICIYTNHNVNFEEISSKS; translated from the coding sequence ATGACAACAATCGTAAGTGTTCGCCGTAATGGCCAAGTTGTAATCGGTGGTGATGGACAGGCGACGATGGGTAATACCGTCATGAAAGGCAATGTCCGCAAAGTACGCCGTTTATATAACGACAAAGTCATTGCAGGATTTGCCGGTGGCACCGCAGACGCATTCACACTCTTTGAACTGTTCGAGCGCAAACTTGAACTCCATCAAGGACACCTCACTAAAGCGGCGGTGGAATTAGCCAAAGATTGGCGTACCGACCGCATGCTGCGCAAATTAGAAGCACTGCTTGCCGTCGCTGATGAACACACTTCATTAATTATTACGGGTAATGGCGACGTCGTTCAGCCTGAAAATGACCTGATTGCGATTGGCTCTGGTGGTCCATATGCCCAATCAGCAGCACGCGCCCTTCTCGAAAATACAGACTTAAGCGCTCGCGAAATCGCGGAAAAAGCCCTCGCGATAGCGGGAGATATCTGTATTTACACCAACCATAATGTCAACTTTGAAGAAATTTCTTCAAAATCATAA
- the hslU gene encoding HslU--HslV peptidase ATPase subunit, with protein MSEMTPREIVSELDNHIIGQHKAKRSVAIALRNRWRRMQLNEHLRHEVTPKNILMIGPTGVGKTEIARRLAKLANAPFIKVEATKFTEVGYVGKEVDSIIRDLTDSAVKMVRLQSIEKNRYRAEEMAEERILDVLIPPAKNNWGQAEPVDEQSPARQAFRKKLREGQLDDKEIEIEVSAAPMGVEIMAPPGMEEMTNQLQSMFQNLAGQKQKPRKMKIKEAFKLLVEEEAAKLVNPEELKEQAIEAVEQNGIVFIDEFDKICKRGGQSSGPDVSREGVQRDLLPLIEGCTISTKHGMVKTDHILFIASGAFQVSSPSDLIPELQGRLPIRVELQALTTEDFERILTEPNASLTEQYKALMATEGVSVEFTADGIRKIAESAWQVNESTENIGARRLHTVLERLMEDISFDASERDGQSITIDAEYVRQHLDELVADEDLSRFIL; from the coding sequence ATGTCCGAAATGACTCCACGCGAAATTGTCAGCGAACTCGACAACCATATTATTGGTCAACATAAAGCTAAACGTTCTGTTGCTATCGCCCTGCGTAACCGCTGGCGCCGTATGCAGTTAAATGAGCATTTACGCCATGAAGTGACTCCCAAAAACATTCTGATGATTGGTCCTACCGGGGTAGGTAAAACCGAAATCGCACGCCGTTTAGCCAAACTGGCAAATGCGCCATTCATCAAAGTTGAAGCCACTAAGTTCACGGAAGTGGGCTATGTAGGTAAAGAAGTTGACTCTATCATCCGCGATCTTACCGATTCTGCGGTAAAAATGGTGCGTTTACAATCTATCGAGAAAAACCGTTATCGTGCCGAAGAAATGGCGGAAGAACGCATTCTTGATGTGTTGATCCCACCAGCAAAAAATAACTGGGGACAAGCAGAACCTGTTGATGAGCAATCACCAGCACGCCAAGCATTCCGTAAGAAATTACGTGAAGGTCAGTTAGACGATAAAGAAATTGAAATTGAAGTTTCCGCAGCACCAATGGGCGTTGAAATCATGGCTCCTCCAGGTATGGAAGAGATGACCAACCAGCTACAATCTATGTTCCAAAACTTAGCAGGTCAAAAACAGAAGCCTCGTAAGATGAAAATCAAAGAAGCTTTTAAACTGTTGGTGGAAGAAGAAGCGGCAAAACTGGTTAATCCTGAAGAGCTGAAAGAACAAGCCATTGAAGCGGTTGAACAAAACGGTATCGTGTTTATTGATGAGTTCGATAAAATCTGTAAACGTGGTGGTCAAAGTTCAGGTCCAGATGTGTCCCGTGAAGGGGTTCAGCGTGACCTATTACCATTAATCGAAGGCTGCACCATCTCAACCAAACACGGTATGGTGAAAACTGACCACATCCTGTTTATCGCATCTGGGGCATTCCAAGTCTCTAGCCCATCTGATTTGATTCCGGAACTGCAAGGTCGTCTGCCAATTCGTGTTGAACTTCAGGCGCTGACCACTGAAGATTTCGAGCGCATCTTAACTGAGCCTAATGCTTCTTTGACTGAACAGTACAAAGCGTTGATGGCAACAGAAGGTGTTAGCGTTGAATTCACCGCAGATGGTATTCGCAAAATTGCAGAATCTGCATGGCAAGTGAATGAATCAACCGAGAATATCGGTGCGCGTCGTTTACATACTGTGCTAGAACGTCTGATGGAAGATATCTCTTTCGACGCCAGCGAGCGCGACGGACAAAGCATTACAATTGATGCTGAGTATGTCCGCCAACACTTAGACGAACTGGTAGCAGACGAAGACCTGAGTAGATTTATTTTATAA
- a CDS encoding 1,4-dihydroxy-2-naphthoate polyprenyltransferase → MNSSSISRKQAWLESLRPKTLPLGVIAIVTGSALTYFTGNFKWPVALLSIITAGLLQILSNLANDYGDAIKGSDTAERIGPLRGMQKGVITKEDMKKALKLNIFAACLSGLLLIIVACEKPEDAIGFLGLGLVAIVAAITYTVGKKPYGYLGLGDISVLIFFGWLSVIGTFYLQANSFNIITILPATACGLLSVAVLNINNMRDIENDIKAGKNTLAVRLGPQGARMYHAIIIIVSILCLVFFNLLYLTGWAGWLFLLAVPMLMNHVRKVLSDPTPEGMRPMLENMVKIALVTNVLFSLGVILSK, encoded by the coding sequence ATGAACTCATCTTCAATCAGCCGCAAACAAGCTTGGCTAGAAAGTTTACGACCAAAAACCCTACCATTAGGGGTGATTGCCATCGTCACTGGATCCGCATTGACCTATTTCACGGGTAACTTTAAGTGGCCTGTCGCTCTGCTTTCTATTATCACAGCGGGCTTATTACAAATTTTATCTAACCTCGCCAATGACTATGGCGATGCGATTAAAGGCTCAGACACCGCTGAACGCATCGGACCTCTGCGTGGAATGCAAAAAGGCGTCATCACCAAAGAAGATATGAAAAAAGCGCTGAAGCTGAATATCTTCGCGGCTTGCCTTTCCGGTCTATTGTTGATTATTGTCGCGTGCGAAAAACCAGAAGATGCCATCGGATTCCTTGGCTTAGGGTTAGTGGCTATCGTGGCTGCCATTACGTATACCGTCGGTAAAAAACCTTATGGCTACCTTGGTCTTGGGGATATTTCCGTTCTCATTTTCTTTGGTTGGTTAAGTGTGATTGGTACTTTTTACCTACAAGCGAATAGCTTTAATATCATCACTATCCTACCAGCAACAGCTTGCGGTTTACTGTCTGTAGCTGTTTTAAATATCAATAATATGCGTGATATTGAAAACGACATTAAAGCGGGTAAAAACACGTTGGCAGTGCGTTTAGGTCCACAAGGCGCGCGCATGTACCACGCCATTATCATCATCGTTTCCATCTTATGTTTGGTATTTTTCAATTTACTCTATTTAACAGGTTGGGCGGGCTGGTTATTCTTATTGGCGGTGCCAATGCTGATGAATCATGTACGCAAAGTGCTTTCTGATCCTACCCCAGAAGGGATGCGCCCAATGCTAGAAAATATGGTGAAAATCGCTTTAGTCACCAACGTTTTATTCTCCCTTGGGGTTATCCTGAGTAAATAG
- a CDS encoding outer membrane protein, which yields MKKIIAVSLLSLVSSAAFAGAESLYVSGKIGASIVQVSNQKWLTSDNEFEKTNLGNTNDSVFGGNIAVGYDFSKTTTLPLRTELEFGMREKASTSHNLASYNDHVDLSSSDDVKTDITLNTVMLNTYYDFKNDTKFTPYVNVGLGMASINHKMRYDYNEHIVSMNQFTHEKFTKSKTTTNFAWSVGLGSQYRVNNHVSLDMGYRFLDAGKSEASYYADSQENTSKVKVRSHDIMFGITYRF from the coding sequence ATGAAAAAAATTATTGCCGTATCTCTACTCAGTTTGGTGTCTAGTGCTGCCTTTGCAGGGGCAGAAAGCCTGTATGTCTCAGGTAAAATCGGGGCTTCAATTGTCCAAGTTTCAAATCAAAAATGGCTCACTAGCGATAACGAATTTGAAAAAACCAATCTCGGAAATACCAATGATTCTGTTTTCGGCGGCAACATTGCCGTCGGTTACGATTTTTCAAAAACCACCACGTTACCTCTGCGTACCGAACTTGAATTTGGGATGAGGGAAAAAGCCTCCACAAGCCATAACTTGGCGTCCTACAACGACCACGTCGATTTAAGTAGCTCGGATGATGTCAAAACCGATATCACCTTAAATACGGTAATGCTCAATACCTATTATGATTTCAAAAATGACACCAAATTTACCCCTTACGTGAACGTCGGGTTAGGTATGGCAAGCATTAACCACAAAATGCGCTACGACTACAATGAACATATTGTTAGCATGAACCAATTCACTCATGAAAAATTCACCAAATCTAAAACCACCACTAATTTTGCGTGGAGCGTCGGCTTAGGTTCGCAATACAGAGTGAATAATCACGTTTCATTAGATATGGGATACCGCTTCTTAGATGCAGGAAAATCTGAAGCGAGTTACTACGCAGATAGCCAAGAAAACACTTCTAAAGTCAAAGTGAGAAGCCATGACATTATGTTTGGTATAACTTACCGTTTCTAA
- the rpmE gene encoding 50S ribosomal protein L31, which yields MKKGIHPKYEEVTATCSCGNVMKINSTAGHSLNLDVCGNCHPFYTGKQRDVATGGRVDRFNQRFSIPGAKK from the coding sequence ATGAAAAAAGGTATTCACCCTAAATACGAAGAAGTTACTGCAACTTGTTCTTGCGGCAACGTAATGAAAATCAACTCAACAGCTGGTCACTCTCTGAACCTGGACGTTTGTGGTAACTGCCACCCGTTCTATACTGGTAAACAACGTGATGTTGCTACCGGTGGTCGTGTTGATCGCTTCAACCAGCGTTTCAGCATCCCAGGTGCTAAAAAGTAA